In Geminocystis sp. NIES-3709, a single genomic region encodes these proteins:
- a CDS encoding polyribonucleotide nucleotidyltransferase has translation MEEYNKSISFFEGRDIKIKVGLLAPQAGGTVLIQAGETAVLVTATRTKGREGIDFLPLTVDYEERLYAAGRIPGGFLRREGRPPERATLTSRLIDRPLRPLFPSWLRDDLQIVATTLSMDEEVPPDVLAVTGASIATLVAQIPFYGPMAAVRVGLVHDEFIINPTFREIENGDLDLVVAGTPDGIVMVEAGANQLPEQDIIEAIEFGYEAILELIQAQKDLIQELGIEIKIENKEEDNPAVVNFIHEKASEEIKQILCHFDYDKNARDEALDTIQASVQEAINALGDEDEIKIAIAENSKLLPNLFKQLTKKLMRRQIIEDGVRVDGRKLDQVRPISSRVGLLPARVHGSGLFQRGLTQVLSIATLGTSGDAQDLADDLHPDFEKRYLHHYNFPPYSVGETKPLRPPGRREIGHGALAERAITPVLPPQEDFPYVIRVVSEVLSSNGSTSMGSVCGSTLALMDAGVPITKPVSGAAMGLIKEGDEVRILTDIQGIEDFLGDMDFKVAGTDSGITALQMDMKITGLRMETISEAVKQAREARLHILGEMMKTINTPRTELSPYAPRLMTMKIDPDMIGLVIGPGGKTIKGITEQTGSKIDIADDGTVTICAVQAERAQQAKRIIQTMTRKLNEGDVYLGRVTRVIDIGAFVEVLPGKEGMIHISQLAEHRVGKVEDEVTIGDEIVVKIRGFDQKGRLNLTRLGIHPEQAAIARQESQI, from the coding sequence ATGGAAGAATATAATAAGTCAATTTCTTTTTTTGAAGGAAGAGATATAAAAATTAAAGTCGGATTATTAGCACCTCAAGCGGGAGGAACGGTTTTAATTCAAGCAGGTGAAACCGCAGTTTTGGTAACGGCAACTCGTACTAAAGGCAGAGAAGGTATTGATTTTCTACCTCTGACTGTGGATTATGAAGAAAGATTGTATGCGGCCGGACGTATTCCGGGTGGATTTTTACGTCGTGAAGGAAGACCTCCAGAACGAGCAACTCTCACAAGTCGCTTAATCGATCGACCTTTGCGTCCTCTTTTTCCATCATGGTTGAGAGATGATCTACAAATTGTCGCTACTACTCTATCTATGGATGAGGAAGTACCCCCCGATGTGTTAGCTGTTACTGGAGCTTCGATCGCAACTTTAGTGGCTCAAATTCCCTTCTATGGTCCCATGGCGGCCGTAAGAGTTGGATTAGTTCATGATGAATTTATTATTAACCCTACTTTTCGAGAAATCGAAAACGGCGATCTTGATTTAGTTGTTGCTGGAACTCCTGATGGTATTGTCATGGTGGAAGCTGGGGCGAATCAGTTACCAGAACAAGATATTATTGAGGCGATCGAATTTGGCTATGAGGCAATTTTAGAATTAATTCAAGCTCAAAAAGATCTCATCCAAGAGTTAGGTATTGAAATCAAAATCGAAAATAAAGAAGAAGATAACCCTGCTGTAGTTAATTTTATTCACGAAAAAGCTAGTGAGGAAATTAAACAGATTCTATGTCATTTTGACTACGATAAAAATGCTAGAGATGAAGCCTTAGACACTATTCAAGCTAGTGTACAAGAAGCCATTAACGCTTTGGGGGATGAAGATGAAATTAAAATCGCTATAGCTGAAAATTCTAAACTTCTTCCGAACCTATTTAAACAGTTAACCAAAAAACTGATGCGCCGTCAAATTATTGAAGATGGTGTGAGGGTTGATGGACGGAAATTAGATCAGGTACGGCCTATTTCTTCCCGTGTTGGTTTATTACCTGCCAGAGTTCACGGTAGCGGTTTATTTCAACGGGGTTTAACTCAAGTACTTTCGATCGCAACTCTAGGCACATCAGGAGACGCTCAAGATTTAGCGGATGACTTACATCCTGACTTTGAAAAACGTTACCTTCATCACTATAATTTTCCTCCTTATTCCGTAGGGGAAACTAAACCCTTACGCCCCCCCGGAAGACGAGAAATTGGTCATGGTGCTTTAGCTGAAAGAGCTATAACTCCTGTTTTACCACCTCAAGAAGACTTTCCTTATGTAATCAGAGTAGTTTCTGAAGTATTGTCTTCCAACGGTTCAACTTCTATGGGTTCGGTATGCGGTTCAACCTTAGCCTTAATGGATGCTGGAGTTCCCATTACTAAGCCTGTGAGTGGTGCCGCTATGGGATTAATTAAAGAAGGGGATGAAGTGCGTATCTTAACCGATATTCAGGGTATCGAAGACTTTTTAGGGGATATGGATTTTAAAGTAGCTGGTACTGATAGCGGTATTACTGCTTTACAAATGGATATGAAAATTACGGGTTTAAGAATGGAAACCATCTCTGAGGCAGTAAAACAAGCCAGAGAAGCCCGTTTACATATCTTAGGAGAAATGATGAAAACCATTAATACTCCCCGTACAGAATTGTCACCCTATGCACCTCGTTTAATGACCATGAAAATCGATCCTGATATGATTGGTTTAGTTATTGGACCAGGTGGTAAGACGATCAAAGGTATTACTGAACAAACTGGTTCAAAAATCGATATTGCTGACGATGGTACTGTTACTATTTGTGCTGTACAAGCTGAAAGAGCCCAACAAGCCAAACGCATCATTCAAACCATGACTCGTAAACTTAACGAGGGAGATGTGTATTTAGGGCGTGTAACTCGTGTTATCGATATTGGTGCATTTGTGGAA